The Pseudodesulfovibrio sp. zrk46 genome contains a region encoding:
- a CDS encoding TlpA disulfide reductase family protein translates to MKRFAPMLFALALMMFATAAVAGDTFPDMKLSGKLSDAQKAYLGVTADSFNVSEIKGDYLFVEAYSMYCPICQRDAAEVNEMYAAMASVDPKSTVKFVGLAMGNTPFEVEFYRKKYEVEFPLFQDEDYSVHKALKEVGTPAFYIVKLDTLEILFMSEGELKDKDALMETLKANTNLQ, encoded by the coding sequence ATGAAACGGTTTGCCCCCATGTTGTTCGCACTGGCGCTGATGATGTTTGCCACTGCTGCCGTTGCTGGAGACACCTTCCCTGACATGAAGCTTTCTGGAAAGCTGTCTGACGCTCAAAAGGCGTATCTGGGCGTGACTGCTGACAGCTTCAATGTGTCTGAGATCAAGGGCGATTATCTCTTTGTTGAAGCCTACAGCATGTACTGTCCGATCTGTCAGCGTGACGCCGCAGAGGTGAATGAAATGTACGCCGCCATGGCATCCGTTGATCCCAAGTCCACGGTCAAGTTCGTCGGACTGGCGATGGGCAATACCCCCTTTGAGGTGGAATTCTACCGCAAGAAGTATGAGGTGGAGTTCCCGCTCTTTCAGGATGAAGATTATTCCGTTCACAAGGCTTTGAAAGAGGTTGGTACCCCTGCATTCTATATTGTGAAGCTCGACACTCTGGAGATTCTGTTCATGAGTGAGGGTGAACTCAAAGACAAGGATGCATTGATGGAGACCCTCAAGGCCAATACCAATCTGCAATAG
- a CDS encoding peroxiredoxin, translated as MRLAISVFILSLLVALPALAEHHVTYNNGKMKPRDSKLKVAVGEQAPDFELPSIKGKKIRLADYRGKNNVVISFVPAAWTPICSDQWPGYNIAQEMFHEYDAVLLGISVDNIPTQYAWSEAMNTITFPVLSDFWPHGKVADSFGVLRSDGMAERALFIIDKKGVIRYIDVHDINTRPDLGLLIKELQKIQ; from the coding sequence ATGCGACTCGCCATATCTGTATTCATATTGTCACTGCTGGTCGCGCTGCCTGCGTTGGCCGAGCATCATGTGACCTACAATAACGGCAAGATGAAACCGCGCGACAGTAAGTTGAAGGTGGCTGTCGGCGAGCAGGCTCCGGACTTCGAGCTCCCGTCCATCAAGGGCAAGAAGATTCGTCTGGCCGACTACCGCGGCAAGAATAACGTGGTTATTTCCTTCGTGCCTGCGGCCTGGACGCCGATCTGCTCGGATCAGTGGCCCGGTTACAACATCGCTCAGGAGATGTTCCACGAATATGATGCGGTCCTTCTGGGAATCTCGGTGGATAACATCCCCACCCAGTATGCCTGGTCCGAAGCCATGAACACCATCACTTTCCCGGTGCTGTCCGACTTCTGGCCCCACGGCAAGGTGGCTGACAGCTTCGGTGTCCTTCGCTCCGACGGCATGGCCGAGCGCGCCCTGTTCATCATCGATAAGAAGGGCGTGATCCGGTACATCGATGTCCATGACATCAACACCCGGCCGGATCTCGGGCTGCTCATCAAGGAGCTGCAAAAGATCCAGTAG